The following are encoded together in the Pseudomonas sediminis genome:
- a CDS encoding Lrp/AsnC family transcriptional regulator yields the protein MSISLDAYDQRILALLQEDAGLSTAEIAERIGLSQSPCWRRIQRLKEEGVIRKQVTLLDRKRIGLHTQVFAQVKLNAHGRSNLTEFAEAMREFPEVLECHVLMGAVDFMLRIVTRDIEAYERFFFEKLSLVPGIQEVNSIVALSEIKSTTSLPLT from the coding sequence ATGTCCATTTCGCTGGATGCCTACGATCAACGCATTCTTGCTTTGCTACAGGAGGATGCAGGCCTCTCCACGGCGGAGATCGCCGAGCGCATCGGTCTGTCGCAGTCGCCCTGCTGGCGACGTATCCAGCGGCTCAAGGAGGAAGGGGTGATTCGCAAGCAGGTGACCCTGCTCGATCGCAAGCGCATCGGCCTGCATACGCAGGTGTTCGCCCAGGTCAAACTCAACGCCCACGGGCGCTCCAACCTGACCGAGTTCGCCGAAGCCATGCGCGAGTTTCCCGAGGTGCTGGAGTGTCACGTGCTTATGGGCGCGGTGGACTTCATGCTGCGCATCGTCACCCGCGATATCGAGGCCTATGAGCGCTTCTTCTTCGAGAAGCTGTCGCTGGTACCAGGGATCCAGGAGGTGAACTCGATCGTGGCGTTATCGGAGATCAAGTCCACCACCAGCCTGCCGCTCACTTAA
- a CDS encoding GspE/PulE family protein, which translates to MSAFTATAPDRVLDLGDLLRELVAQGRVDQDVAEQCLAIRRSSLNNAQHPLEFLAAQQVDDQQKPGKKLDLETLTIWLANFAGQPYLRIDPLKIDVPAITPLMSYAFAQRHKILAVAVDSESVTIASSQPLVHSWEANLVHVLKRPIKRVVANPSDIQRFTTEFYRLARSVSGATATDQKVSGVGNFEQLLSLGAQDQEPDANDAHIVNIVDWLFQYAFQQRASDIHIEPRREQGTVRFRIDGVLHTVYQFPAQVTMAVVSRLKNLGRMNIAEKRKPQDGRVKTKTPDGNEVELRLSTLPTAFGEKMVMRIFDPEVLLKSPDQLGFSPEDLRRWASMTSQPNGIILVTGPTGSGKTTTLYTTLKQLATEEVNVCTIEDPIEMIEGAFNQMQVQHNIDLNFASGVRALMRQDPDIIMVGEIRDLETAEMAIQAALTGHLVLSTLHTNDAPSAITRLLELGVPHYLLKATILGVMAQRLVRTLCPHCKAPVQLDEDTWNGLTRPWSSPPPSQAHHAVGCLECRETGYRGRAGVYEIMLINDAIKPLINADTDLTALRRAAFKDGMRSLRLSGAQKVAAGLTTIEEVLRVTPQSEQR; encoded by the coding sequence ATGTCCGCCTTCACTGCCACTGCCCCCGACCGTGTACTGGATCTTGGCGACCTGCTGCGCGAGCTGGTGGCCCAGGGCCGGGTGGATCAGGATGTAGCTGAGCAGTGCCTGGCGATCCGCCGCAGCTCACTGAACAACGCCCAGCATCCACTGGAGTTTCTGGCCGCGCAGCAGGTGGACGATCAGCAAAAGCCGGGCAAGAAACTCGACCTGGAAACCCTCACCATCTGGCTGGCCAACTTCGCCGGGCAACCGTACTTGCGCATCGACCCGCTGAAGATCGACGTGCCGGCCATCACCCCGCTGATGTCCTACGCCTTCGCCCAGCGTCACAAGATCCTCGCCGTGGCAGTGGACAGCGAAAGCGTTACCATCGCCAGTAGCCAGCCACTGGTGCATAGCTGGGAAGCCAACCTGGTACACGTGCTCAAGCGCCCGATCAAGCGCGTGGTAGCCAACCCCAGCGACATTCAGCGCTTCACCACCGAGTTCTATCGCCTGGCCCGCTCGGTCAGCGGCGCCACCGCCACCGACCAGAAGGTCAGCGGCGTCGGCAACTTCGAACAACTGCTCAGCCTCGGCGCCCAGGACCAGGAGCCGGACGCCAACGATGCGCACATCGTCAACATCGTCGACTGGCTGTTCCAGTACGCCTTCCAGCAACGCGCCAGCGATATTCATATCGAGCCGCGCCGCGAACAGGGCACCGTGCGCTTTCGCATCGACGGCGTGCTGCACACCGTCTACCAGTTCCCCGCGCAGGTCACCATGGCAGTGGTCAGCCGCCTGAAGAACCTCGGCCGCATGAACATCGCCGAGAAGCGCAAACCGCAGGATGGCCGGGTCAAGACCAAGACCCCGGATGGCAACGAAGTGGAGTTGCGCCTATCCACACTGCCGACCGCCTTCGGCGAGAAGATGGTGATGCGTATCTTCGACCCGGAAGTGCTGCTGAAAAGCCCGGATCAACTCGGGTTTTCCCCCGAGGACCTGCGCCGCTGGGCCAGCATGACCAGCCAGCCCAACGGCATCATCCTGGTTACCGGCCCCACCGGCTCGGGCAAGACCACCACGCTCTACACCACGCTCAAGCAGCTGGCGACCGAGGAGGTGAACGTCTGCACCATCGAAGACCCGATCGAGATGATCGAAGGCGCCTTCAACCAGATGCAGGTGCAGCACAACATCGACCTGAACTTCGCCAGCGGTGTGCGCGCGCTGATGCGCCAGGACCCCGACATCATCATGGTCGGCGAGATCCGCGACCTGGAAACCGCGGAAATGGCCATCCAGGCGGCGCTGACCGGCCACCTGGTGCTGTCCACCCTGCACACCAACGATGCCCCCAGCGCCATCACCCGCCTGCTCGAACTGGGCGTGCCGCACTACCTGCTCAAGGCCACCATCCTCGGCGTCATGGCCCAGCGCCTGGTGCGTACCCTGTGCCCGCACTGCAAGGCGCCCGTGCAACTGGACGAAGACACCTGGAACGGTCTGACCCGGCCCTGGAGCTCGCCGCCGCCGAGTCAGGCGCATCACGCCGTCGGCTGCCTGGAATGCCGCGAAACCGGCTACCGGGGTCGCGCTGGCGTCTACGAGATCATGCTGATCAACGATGCCATCAAGCCACTGATCAACGCTGACACCGACCTTACCGCCCTGCGCCGCGCCGCGTTCAAGGACGGCATGCGCAGCCTGCGTCTGTCCGGCGCGCAGAAGGTCGCAGCTGGGCTGACCACCATCGAGGAAGTGCTACGCGTCACTCCGCAGAGCGAGCAACGCTGA
- a CDS encoding sigma-54-dependent transcriptional regulator — MTSDSAIDSRIQVLLVDDDAHLRQALSQTLDLAGLKVISLGDAQGLAARIPAGWPGVVVSDIRMPGIDGLQLLQQLRERDAELPVLLITGHGDVPLAVQAMRAGAYDFLEKPFANDDLLDSVRRALELRRLVLDNRSLRMALNDRQQLSSRLVGQSPAMQRLREQIGALASIATDVLILGETGAGKEVVARALHDLSNRREGPFVAINAGALAESVVESELFGHEAGAFTGAQKRRIGKFEFANGGTLFLDEIESMSMDVQVKLLRLLQERVVERLGGNQLIPLDIRVIAATKEDLRQAADAGRFRADLYYRLNVAPLSIPPLRERGEDALLLFQHFADGAAARHALAPRELQPGQRALLLRHPWPGNVRELQNAAERFALGLELALDSNAPNLPPVNGGLSEQVEAFERALIAAELSRPHGSLRSLAEALGVPRKTLHDKLRKHGLNFSGAGGSSPEDFD, encoded by the coding sequence ATGACCAGCGACAGCGCCATCGACAGCCGCATTCAGGTACTGCTGGTCGACGACGACGCCCATCTGCGCCAGGCACTCAGCCAGACGCTCGACCTGGCCGGGCTCAAGGTCATCAGCCTGGGCGATGCGCAGGGCCTCGCCGCGCGCATTCCCGCTGGCTGGCCAGGCGTGGTAGTCAGCGATATCCGCATGCCCGGCATCGATGGCCTGCAACTGCTGCAGCAATTGCGCGAGCGTGATGCCGAGCTGCCCGTGCTGCTGATCACCGGCCATGGTGACGTGCCGCTGGCCGTGCAGGCGATGCGCGCTGGCGCCTACGACTTCCTGGAAAAACCTTTCGCCAACGATGACCTGCTCGACAGCGTACGCCGTGCGCTGGAGCTGCGCCGCCTGGTGCTGGACAACCGCAGCCTGCGCATGGCGCTCAATGACCGCCAGCAACTGTCCAGCCGCCTGGTTGGCCAATCGCCGGCCATGCAGCGCCTGCGCGAGCAGATCGGTGCACTTGCCAGCATCGCCACCGACGTACTGATTCTCGGCGAGACCGGAGCCGGCAAAGAGGTGGTCGCACGCGCTCTGCACGACCTGTCCAACCGCCGCGAAGGCCCCTTCGTCGCCATCAACGCCGGTGCACTGGCCGAGTCGGTGGTGGAAAGCGAGCTGTTCGGTCATGAGGCCGGCGCCTTCACCGGCGCGCAGAAGCGGCGCATCGGCAAGTTCGAGTTCGCCAACGGTGGCACCCTGTTCCTCGACGAGATCGAGAGCATGAGCATGGATGTGCAGGTCAAGCTGCTGCGCCTGCTGCAGGAGCGCGTAGTCGAGCGCCTCGGTGGTAATCAGCTGATCCCACTGGATATCCGCGTGATCGCCGCGACCAAGGAAGATCTGCGTCAGGCCGCCGATGCCGGGCGTTTCCGCGCCGACCTTTACTACCGCCTCAACGTCGCACCGTTGTCCATCCCACCGCTGCGCGAGCGCGGCGAGGACGCCCTGCTGCTTTTCCAGCACTTCGCCGATGGGGCGGCCGCCCGCCACGCCTTGGCGCCGCGAGAGCTCCAGCCGGGACAGCGCGCCTTGCTGCTGCGTCATCCGTGGCCAGGCAACGTGCGTGAGTTGCAAAACGCCGCCGAACGCTTCGCCCTGGGCCTGGAGCTGGCGCTCGACAGCAACGCGCCAAATCTGCCGCCGGTCAACGGCGGGCTCAGCGAACAAGTCGAAGCCTTCGAACGCGCCTTGATCGCCGCAGAGCTGAGTCGCCCGCACGGTTCGCTGCGCAGCCTGGCCGAAGCTCTGGGCGTGCCGCGCAAGACCCTGCACGACAAACTGCGCAAACATGGGTTGAATTTCTCAGGCGCTGGCGGAAGCTCGCCAGAGGACTTCGACTGA
- a CDS encoding OprD family porin — protein MRKTSLALAVAASTLGLSQVAFADFIGDSKASLTMRNFYFDNDVKNTVSTGSTTDANYKNNSAAREWGQGFILNYTSGFTEGTVGFGLDAVGMLGVRLDGGGRSSKVDRDRTPGQLFPRETDNSAVDDFSKAGATAKVRFSKTEARVGTLMPKLPILTSNDGRLLPQMFEGGMITSNEIDNLTLTAGQIEHAVGRASSNSTSLSIDGRAVGQADSNKFYFGGGDWKVTKDLTAQYYYANLDDFYKQHFAGLGHNLALGEGSLKTDLRYFRTTSDGKNGSAAGRAAGYTANTTFGDGTGEVDNNTWSAAFTYTLQSHALMLGYQRVSENSNFVQLNQGGIEGSAGASVYLLTDRLANSFTRAGERTTFGQYTYDFAGVGVPGLKASVAYLKGTNIQRANGEQNKEWERDVAVDYVLQEGALKGLGLGWRYGVLRGNAATDADQNRLIVSYTLPLM, from the coding sequence ATGAGAAAGACCTCCCTGGCACTGGCCGTAGCCGCCAGCACCCTGGGCCTGAGCCAAGTAGCCTTTGCCGATTTCATCGGTGACAGCAAAGCCAGCCTGACCATGCGCAATTTCTACTTCGACAATGACGTCAAGAACACCGTCAGCACTGGCAGCACTACCGACGCCAACTACAAAAACAACTCCGCAGCTCGTGAATGGGGTCAAGGTTTTATTCTCAACTACACCTCTGGCTTTACCGAAGGCACCGTGGGCTTTGGTCTTGATGCAGTAGGTATGCTGGGCGTGCGTCTGGATGGTGGTGGTCGCAGCAGTAAGGTTGATCGGGATCGCACCCCGGGTCAGCTTTTTCCACGCGAGACCGACAACAGCGCTGTTGATGATTTCAGCAAGGCCGGTGCTACCGCCAAAGTTCGTTTCTCCAAGACCGAGGCTCGCGTCGGTACCCTGATGCCTAAGCTGCCGATCTTGACCTCCAACGACGGTCGCTTGCTGCCGCAGATGTTTGAAGGCGGCATGATCACCTCCAACGAGATCGACAACCTGACCCTGACCGCGGGTCAGATTGAGCACGCCGTAGGCCGTGCCTCGAGCAATAGCACCAGTTTGTCGATCGATGGCCGTGCTGTTGGCCAGGCTGACTCCAACAAATTCTACTTCGGCGGCGGGGACTGGAAAGTCACCAAAGATCTGACTGCCCAGTACTACTACGCGAATCTGGACGATTTCTACAAGCAGCACTTCGCCGGTTTGGGCCACAATTTGGCACTGGGTGAAGGTAGTCTGAAAACCGATCTGCGCTATTTCCGCACTACATCCGACGGCAAGAACGGTAGCGCGGCCGGGCGTGCTGCAGGCTATACAGCTAACACTACCTTTGGTGATGGCACTGGTGAGGTCGACAACAACACCTGGAGCGCAGCCTTCACCTACACCCTGCAGAGCCATGCGCTTATGCTGGGCTATCAGCGTGTTTCCGAGAATAGCAACTTCGTCCAGCTGAACCAGGGTGGCATTGAAGGTTCCGCAGGCGCCAGCGTCTATCTGCTGACTGACCGTCTGGCCAACAGCTTCACCCGCGCCGGTGAGCGTACTACCTTCGGTCAATACACCTACGATTTCGCTGGTGTCGGTGTGCCTGGCCTGAAGGCTTCGGTTGCTTATCTGAAAGGTACCAACATCCAGCGTGCCAACGGTGAGCAGAACAAAGAGTGGGAACGCGATGTTGCCGTCGACTACGTGCTCCAGGAGGGTGCTCTGAAAGGCCTGGGTCTGGGCTGGCGTTATGGCGTGCTGCGTGGCAACGCCGCAACCGACGCCGACCAGAACCGCCTGATCGTCAGCTACACCCTGCCGCTGATGTAA
- a CDS encoding sensor histidine kinase: MSTNTATPRRLRWRSLVLLALLLAPLLWPVHFLAERYYREVLIEQNRQTLDLYVANLLGTLRRYEVLPQILGDLPGLRAALHAPEDPGALDNANRLLARVKSQTGADVIYLMNPRGVTLAASNWDKPDSFVAGNFAFRPYFREALAGRLGRFFGLGTTSGKRGYYFAYPVREDEHNIGALVVKVDLDHTETLWGNTPEQLLVTDTNGVVILTSRPDWRFHSSRPLDRVEQSAIAANQPYPTQAPPALDLDPNAWLTQSRALEETGWTVSILAPRILLDRPVRSAVAVGAAALLALLLLLGLMILRRRHYLERIALDARAKAELEQRVAERTHDLELLNSRLKQEVLEREQAQQELVRAQDELVQAGKLSALGTMSASISHELNQPLGAIRSYAENASTLLDHQRSDDARANLKLISELTERMASIITHLRSFARRDRHAPERVALQPALDDALALLAKRRRAMDVELIRDLPDATLWVQAGETRLRQVLGNLLGNALDALIDKAPPRRIWISIEPQAEHLHLLLRDNGPGFSPESLARAREPFFTTKTSAQGLGLGLAICDSLVRALDGELLLANHPAGGALITLRLRLASPGVNLQPSEDPSP; encoded by the coding sequence ATGAGCACGAACACTGCCACTCCCCGTCGCCTGCGCTGGCGCAGCCTCGTGCTGTTGGCGCTGCTGCTTGCGCCACTGCTGTGGCCGGTCCACTTCCTGGCCGAGCGCTACTACCGCGAAGTGCTGATCGAACAAAATCGGCAAACCCTCGATCTGTATGTGGCCAACCTGCTCGGCACGCTGCGCCGCTACGAAGTGCTGCCGCAGATTCTCGGCGATCTGCCAGGCCTGCGCGCCGCCCTGCATGCCCCTGAAGACCCCGGCGCGCTGGACAACGCCAACCGCTTGCTGGCCCGCGTGAAGAGCCAGACCGGCGCCGACGTGATCTACCTGATGAACCCGCGCGGCGTCACCCTGGCCGCCTCCAACTGGGACAAACCCGACAGCTTCGTCGCCGGCAACTTCGCCTTCCGTCCGTATTTCCGCGAAGCATTGGCCGGGCGCCTGGGGCGCTTCTTCGGCCTGGGTACAACGTCTGGAAAGCGCGGTTACTACTTCGCCTACCCGGTGCGCGAGGACGAGCACAACATCGGCGCACTGGTGGTCAAGGTCGACCTCGACCACACCGAGACCCTCTGGGGTAACACGCCGGAACAGTTGCTGGTGACCGACACCAACGGCGTGGTCATTCTTACCTCGCGCCCGGATTGGCGCTTCCACTCCAGCCGTCCGCTGGACCGCGTCGAGCAGTCGGCCATCGCCGCCAACCAACCCTACCCGACCCAGGCACCGCCCGCACTCGACCTTGATCCCAATGCCTGGTTGACGCAAAGCCGAGCCCTGGAAGAAACCGGCTGGACGGTAAGTATTCTCGCCCCACGCATCCTGCTCGATCGCCCCGTGCGCAGCGCCGTGGCCGTAGGAGCGGCTGCCCTGCTGGCCCTGCTGCTGCTGCTCGGCCTGATGATCCTGCGCCGCCGTCACTACCTCGAACGCATCGCCCTCGACGCTCGCGCCAAGGCCGAACTGGAGCAGCGCGTCGCAGAACGAACGCATGATCTGGAACTGCTCAACAGCCGCCTCAAGCAGGAAGTGCTCGAGCGTGAACAGGCTCAGCAGGAGCTGGTGCGCGCTCAGGACGAGCTGGTCCAGGCCGGTAAACTGTCGGCGCTCGGCACCATGAGCGCCAGCATCAGTCACGAACTCAACCAGCCGCTCGGGGCGATCCGCAGCTACGCGGAGAACGCCAGCACCCTGCTTGACCATCAGCGTAGCGACGATGCTCGCGCCAACCTCAAGCTGATCAGCGAGCTGACCGAGCGCATGGCTTCGATCATCACCCATTTGCGCTCCTTTGCCCGCCGCGACCGCCACGCGCCGGAGCGGGTTGCCCTGCAACCAGCGCTGGACGATGCCCTGGCGCTACTGGCCAAACGCCGCCGGGCGATGGATGTAGAGCTGATCCGCGACCTGCCGGACGCCACGCTCTGGGTCCAGGCCGGCGAGACGCGCCTGCGCCAGGTGCTCGGTAATCTGCTCGGCAATGCGCTCGATGCGCTGATCGATAAAGCCCCTCCTAGGCGCATCTGGATCAGCATCGAGCCTCAAGCCGAGCACCTCCACCTGCTGCTGCGTGACAATGGCCCAGGCTTCTCGCCCGAATCACTGGCGCGCGCGCGCGAGCCCTTCTTCACCACCAAGACCAGCGCCCAGGGCCTGGGGCTGGGCCTGGCCATCTGCGATAGTCTGGTGCGTGCGCTGGACGGCGAACTGCTGCTGGCCAATCATCCGGCCGGCGGTGCACTGATCACCCTGCGCCTGCGCCTGGCCAGCCCCGGCGTCAACCTGCAACCTTCAGAGGACCCCTCGCCATGA
- a CDS encoding TRAP transporter small permease, protein MNALRRGWEHFEEGFIAFLLATMTLITFVYVILNNFYTLFYWLGDYFGGNETLLAIGDSILDMAQAMTWSNALTKALFGWLIFFGLAYGVRTAGHIGVDALVKLAPRGIQRIIGVIACSACLGYAGLIAVGSFDWVRTLFTAGIGAEDLGHYGIQQWHIGMIVPFGYAMVFVRFLEILVRILRNEQTGLGLADEAADALKVNEHEEPKQ, encoded by the coding sequence ATGAACGCCTTGCGGCGCGGCTGGGAGCACTTCGAGGAAGGCTTTATCGCTTTCCTCCTGGCGACCATGACGCTGATCACTTTCGTCTACGTGATCCTCAACAACTTCTACACCCTGTTCTACTGGCTGGGTGACTATTTCGGCGGTAACGAGACCCTGCTCGCTATCGGCGACTCCATTCTCGACATGGCCCAGGCGATGACCTGGAGCAATGCCCTGACCAAGGCGCTGTTCGGCTGGCTGATCTTCTTCGGCCTGGCCTATGGCGTGCGTACCGCCGGCCACATCGGCGTCGACGCTCTGGTCAAACTCGCCCCGCGCGGCATCCAGCGCATCATCGGTGTGATCGCCTGCTCGGCCTGCCTGGGCTACGCCGGCCTGATCGCCGTTGGTAGCTTCGACTGGGTGCGCACCCTGTTCACCGCCGGTATCGGCGCCGAAGACCTCGGTCACTACGGCATCCAGCAATGGCATATCGGCATGATCGTGCCCTTCGGCTACGCCATGGTGTTCGTCCGCTTCCTGGAAATCCTCGTCCGTATCCTGCGCAACGAGCAGACCGGCCTCGGTCTGGCCGACGAAGCGGCCGATGCCCTGAAGGTCAATGAGCACGAGGAGCCCAAGCAATGA
- a CDS encoding DUF502 domain-containing protein — MLRRSLKSVVTTWLTGLLALLPLALTLALLAWIFSLLNRLVGPSTLIGQLFAALGQPFSSNSYLAYMLGSLVLLASLYPLGLAVQLGLRRPLSWLIDRTLRRTPLIGNFYNLADRFVGLLDKSKNPDITTMAPVWCFFGGDGAAVLALRPSSESVELEGRAYCAILIPTAPIPVGGGLLYVPEEWIRPADMGVDQLTSIYVSMGLTPPSRRNVEQSSPVVIKP; from the coding sequence ATGCTCAGACGCAGCCTGAAATCCGTCGTTACCACCTGGCTGACGGGCCTCCTCGCGCTACTGCCGCTGGCACTGACCCTGGCATTGCTTGCCTGGATATTCAGCCTGCTCAATCGCCTGGTCGGACCTTCGACCCTGATCGGCCAATTGTTCGCAGCCCTCGGCCAACCCTTCTCCAGCAATAGTTATCTGGCTTACATGCTGGGCAGTCTGGTGCTGCTGGCCAGCCTCTACCCACTTGGCCTGGCGGTACAACTGGGCTTGCGCCGCCCGCTGTCCTGGCTGATCGATCGCACCCTGCGGCGTACGCCGCTGATCGGCAATTTCTACAACCTGGCTGATCGATTCGTTGGCCTGCTGGACAAGAGCAAGAACCCCGATATCACCACCATGGCACCGGTCTGGTGCTTCTTCGGCGGCGACGGCGCAGCGGTGCTCGCCCTGCGCCCGAGTTCGGAAAGCGTCGAACTGGAGGGCCGCGCCTACTGCGCCATCCTCATCCCCACCGCGCCGATTCCGGTCGGTGGCGGCCTGCTTTACGTACCAGAAGAATGGATACGCCCTGCCGACATGGGCGTCGATCAACTGACCAGCATCTATGTGTCCATGGGGCTCACGCCACCCAGCAGGCGCAACGTCGAGCAATCGTCGCCAGTGGTGATCAAGCCTTAA
- the dctP gene encoding C4-dicarboxylate TRAP substrate-binding protein DctP: MFKLTAKALACALSLSIAGVVHAADPIVIKFSHVVAEHTPKGQGAVLFKQLAEERLGDKVKVEVYPNSSLFGDGKEMEALLLGDVQMIAPSLAKFEHYTKQLQVFDLPFLFDDMAAVDRFQKSAEGQKLLTSMTDKGITGLAYWHNGLKQLSANKALLEPKDARGLKFRVQASAVLEEQFKAVRANPRKMSFAEVYQGLQTGVVNGAENPYSNIYSQKMHEVQKYITESNHGLLDYMLITNTKFWDGLPADVRDELNKIIDEVTVEVNKQADALNEGDKQRIVDAGSTEILTLTPEQRNQWREAMQPVWSKFEGEIGADLIKAAQAANQQ, translated from the coding sequence ATGTTCAAACTGACTGCCAAGGCGCTGGCTTGCGCCCTGTCCCTGTCCATCGCTGGCGTGGTTCACGCTGCCGACCCGATCGTCATCAAGTTCTCCCACGTGGTTGCCGAGCACACCCCGAAAGGTCAGGGTGCCGTGCTGTTCAAGCAACTGGCAGAAGAGCGCCTGGGCGACAAGGTCAAGGTCGAGGTCTATCCGAACTCCTCGCTGTTCGGCGATGGCAAGGAAATGGAAGCGCTGCTGCTCGGCGACGTCCAGATGATCGCCCCGTCCCTGGCCAAGTTCGAGCATTACACCAAGCAGCTGCAGGTATTCGATCTGCCGTTCCTGTTCGACGACATGGCTGCAGTCGACCGCTTCCAGAAGAGCGCTGAAGGCCAGAAGCTGCTGACCTCCATGACCGACAAGGGCATCACCGGCCTGGCCTACTGGCACAACGGCCTGAAGCAGCTGTCGGCCAACAAGGCGCTGCTGGAGCCGAAAGACGCCCGCGGCCTGAAATTCCGCGTACAGGCTTCCGCCGTACTGGAAGAGCAGTTCAAGGCCGTGCGCGCCAACCCGCGCAAGATGAGCTTCGCCGAGGTTTACCAGGGCCTGCAGACTGGCGTGGTCAACGGTGCCGAGAACCCCTACTCGAACATCTACAGCCAGAAGATGCACGAAGTGCAGAAGTACATCACCGAGTCCAACCATGGCCTGCTGGACTACATGCTGATCACCAACACCAAGTTCTGGGACGGTCTGCCGGCTGACGTACGCGACGAGCTGAACAAAATCATCGACGAGGTCACCGTCGAGGTGAACAAGCAGGCTGACGCCCTCAACGAAGGCGACAAGCAGCGCATCGTCGATGCAGGCAGCACCGAAATCCTGACTCTGACTCCGGAGCAGCGTAACCAGTGGCGCGAAGCCATGCAGCCGGTGTGGAGCAAGTTCGAAGGCGAAATCGGTGCCGACCTGATCAAGGCAGCCCAAGCCGCCAACCAGCAGTAA
- the dctM gene encoding C4-dicarboxylate TRAP transporter large permease protein DctM, with the protein MTVLFLFLLLFLLMFIGVPIAASLGLAGSITIMLFSPDSVRSLAIKLFETSEHYTLLAIPFFLLSGAFMTTGGVAKRLIDFANACVGHIRGGLAIGAVLACMLFAALSGSSPATVAAVGSIAIAGMVRSGYPQAFGAGIVCNAGTLGILIPPSIVMVVYAAATEQSVGKLFMAGVIPGVMLGLALMIAIYIVARIKKLPALPRASFREWLRAAREAFWGLLLMVIILGGIYTGMFTPTEAAAVAAVYAGFVALFVYKDLTIRECPRVLLESGKLTIMLMFIIANAMLFAHVLTTEQIPQQITAWVVDLGLQPWQFLLVVNIVLLIAGAFMEPSAIILILAPILFPIAMQLGIDPIHLGIIMVVNMEIGLITPPVGLNLFVTSAVTGMPLTSVIKAAWPWLMLLLSFLMIITYIPAVSMALPNLLGM; encoded by the coding sequence ATGACCGTCCTGTTCCTCTTCCTGCTGCTGTTCCTGCTGATGTTCATCGGCGTGCCGATCGCCGCGTCGCTCGGCCTGGCCGGTTCGATCACCATCATGCTGTTCAGCCCCGACTCGGTGCGCTCGCTGGCGATTAAGCTGTTCGAGACCAGCGAGCATTACACCCTGCTGGCGATTCCGTTCTTCCTCTTGTCCGGTGCCTTCATGACCACCGGCGGCGTGGCCAAGCGTCTGATCGACTTCGCCAACGCCTGCGTCGGCCACATCCGTGGCGGCCTGGCCATCGGTGCGGTGCTGGCGTGCATGCTGTTCGCCGCGCTGTCCGGCTCCTCGCCAGCCACCGTGGCGGCGGTCGGCTCGATCGCCATCGCCGGCATGGTGCGCTCCGGTTATCCGCAGGCGTTCGGCGCCGGCATCGTGTGTAACGCCGGTACCCTGGGCATCCTGATTCCGCCGTCGATCGTGATGGTGGTGTACGCCGCCGCTACCGAGCAGTCGGTGGGCAAGCTGTTCATGGCCGGTGTGATCCCGGGCGTGATGCTCGGCCTGGCGCTGATGATCGCGATCTACATCGTCGCGCGCATCAAGAAGCTGCCAGCCCTGCCGCGCGCCAGCTTCCGCGAGTGGCTGCGCGCCGCGCGTGAGGCGTTCTGGGGCCTGCTGCTGATGGTGATCATCCTCGGCGGTATCTACACCGGCATGTTCACCCCGACCGAGGCTGCGGCCGTGGCGGCGGTCTACGCCGGCTTCGTCGCCCTGTTCGTGTACAAGGACCTGACCATCCGCGAGTGCCCGAGGGTGCTGCTGGAGTCCGGCAAGCTGACCATCATGCTGATGTTCATCATTGCCAACGCCATGCTCTTCGCCCACGTGCTGACCACCGAGCAGATCCCGCAACAGATCACCGCCTGGGTGGTGGATCTGGGCCTGCAGCCGTGGCAGTTCCTGCTGGTGGTGAACATCGTGCTGCTGATCGCCGGTGCCTTCATGGAGCCGTCGGCGATCATCCTGATCCTGGCGCCGATCCTCTTCCCGATCGCCATGCAACTGGGCATCGACCCGATCCACCTGGGCATCATCATGGTGGTGAACATGGAGATCGGTCTGATCACGCCACCGGTAGGGCTGAACCTGTTCGTCACCTCGGCGGTGACGGGGATGCCGCTGACCTCGGTGATCAAAGCGGCCTGGCCGTGGCTGATGCTGTTGCTGAGCTTCCTGATGATCATTACCTACATCCCCGCCGTGTCCATGGCCTTGCCGAATCTGCTCGGCATGTAG
- a CDS encoding DUF2388 domain-containing protein: protein MRVTSRAALAFSAFLIAQTAAADGMLRDILSSGATTASTYLTFKDRKLVAAAEEDASSFVASNGEIRGPHLEAAMQQLRSANPQLQKADDMALASAILATSAAPVDSPR, encoded by the coding sequence ATGCGTGTAACGAGCCGTGCCGCACTGGCGTTCAGTGCCTTTCTGATCGCCCAGACCGCAGCAGCCGATGGCATGCTGCGCGACATTCTTTCGTCAGGCGCAACCACCGCCTCGACCTACCTGACCTTCAAGGATCGCAAGCTGGTCGCCGCGGCCGAAGAGGACGCGAGCAGCTTCGTCGCCAGTAACGGCGAAATCCGCGGCCCGCACCTGGAAGCCGCGATGCAGCAACTGCGTAGCGCCAACCCGCAGTTGCAGAAGGCCGACGACATGGCGCTGGCCAGCGCCATTCTCGCGACTTCGGCAGCACCAGTTGACAGCCCACGCTGA